Proteins encoded together in one Triticum dicoccoides isolate Atlit2015 ecotype Zavitan chromosome 7B, WEW_v2.0, whole genome shotgun sequence window:
- the LOC119336649 gene encoding wall-associated receptor kinase 5-like — translation MERLVSRRAVLTVAVVAASLLLLQPAEAGNCTARCGGISISYPFGIEAGCYRDGFNLTCDHSYRPPKLFLGDGTVEVLEISIPRGTVRVNSSSIALSPAAGAPGKKANSTARYHTWSGLRRGGPFFVSPEKNKFLVLSCSNVQVLLLAEDNSTVNACATYCPPAPGKGQPFQFPLSKDCSGIGCCSAAIPKGYTSYSIQVQPPGNVSEFDADSSVYIAEEGSYNVTRLIFETVNTLPVLLDWVISNSTCGKELPGTPASGCRSSSTSCQNYTSFAYKGYRCRCSAGYQGNPYVVNGCQDIDECAHWELHSCYGTCLNMPGAFRCQCPDETNGNPFIKGGCIKNKKSSQGLNIGLVASGGSILVLLAFGAPFVTRKIKQQKAEKRKDKFFKQNHGLLFQQLVSQRADMGERMIITLAELEKATNNFDKTREVGGGGHGIVYKGILDLQVVAIKKSKIIVQREIDDFINEVAILSQINHRNVVKLIGCCLEAEVPLLAYEFISNGTLEHHLHVEGPVSLSWDDRLRIALEISTALAYLHSAASVPVYHRDIKSANILLDESLTAKVSDFGASKFIPIDQTGVTTAVQGTIGYLDPMYYYTGRLTDKSDVFSFGVLLVELLTRKRPLAYDSVDGDSLVLHFASLVTGGVLAELLDPQVMEEEDGEVQEVAALAAKCVRLNGEDRPAMREVEMTLENLRIKRKQAARDAKSRRYDDDGQFSTDDTASEGDTEEPSGEYTVEEQILLSERYPR, via the exons ATGGAGAGGTTAGTGAGCAGGCGAGCTGTGCTCACGGTGGCCGTAGTTGCagcgtcgctgctgctgctgcagccaGCAGAAGCAGGGAACTGCACCGCGCGCTGTGGCGGCATCAGCATCTCCTACCCCTTCGGGATCGAGGCCGGCTGCTACCGCGACGGCTTCAACCTCACCTGCGACCACTCGTACCGGCCACCCAAGCTGTTCCTCGGCGACGGCACCGTGGAGGTGCTCGAGATCTCCATTCCCAGGGGCACGGTGCGCGTCAACAGCAGTAGCATCGCGTTGTCACCAGCAGCGGGGGCACCAGGCAAGAAGGCCAACAGCACAGCAAGGTACCACACGTGGAGTGGGCTCAGAAGGGGCGGCCCGTTCTTCGTCTCGCCGGAGAAAAACAAGTTCCTGGTGCTGTCTTGTAGCAACGTCCAGGTCCTCCTCCTCGCGGAGGACAACAGCACCGTCAACGCCTGTGCCACTTACTGCCCACCGGCCCCAGGAAAGGGCCAGCCTTTTCAGTTCCCCTTGAGCAAGGATTGCTCCGGCATTGGCTGCTGCAGTGCTGCCATCCCCAAAGGCTACACTTCCTACAGCATCCAGGTCCAGCCCCCTGGCAATGTTTCTGAATTCGATGCAGACTCTTCAGTCTACATAGCCGAGGAAGGTTCCTATAATGTCACACGCCTGATATTCGAAACTGTAAACACTCTTCCAGTCTTGCTGGACTGGGTGATCAGCAACTCAACATGTGGCAAGGAGCTTCCTGGCACGCCTGCATCTGGGTGCCGCAGCAGCAGCACCTCCTGTCAGAACTATACGAGCTTTGCTTACAAAGGGTACCGCTGTCGCTGCTCTGCTGGGTATCAAGGCAACCCTTACGTCGTGAATGGATGCCAAG ACATTGATGAGTGTGCGCACTGGGAACTCCACTCATGCTACGGAACCTGCCTAAATATGCCTGGAGCGTTTCGCTGCCAATGCCCTGATGAGACCAACGGGAACCCCTTCATAAAAGGGGGGTGCATCAAGAACAAGAAATCCTCTCAAG GTTTAAATATAGGCCTAGTAGCCAGTGGTGGGTCAATTCTTGTGCTTCTGGCTTTTGGTGCTCCCTTTGTGACACGTAAGATCAAGCAACAGAAGGCGGAAAAAAGAAAAGACAAGTTTTTCAAGCAAAATCACGGGTTGCTATTTCAGCAGTTAGTATCACAAAGAGCTGATATGGGCGAACGGATGATCATCACCCTAGCAGAGCTAGAGAAGGCCACAAACAATTTTGACAAAACTCGTGAGGTTGGCGGTGGAGGACATGGCATTGTGTATAAAGGCATTCTGGACCTACAAGTTGTAGCCATCAAGAAATCAAAGATTATCGTACAGAGAGAAATTGATGACTTTATTAATGAGGTTGCAATTCTTTCACAAATCAACCATAGGAATGTCGTAAAGCTTATTGGATGTTGTCTTGAGGCAGAAGTCCCATTGTTGGCTTAtgagttcatttcaaatggaaCTCTTGAACATCATCTGCACGTAGAAGGACCGGTATCACTCTCATGGGATGACCGGTTGAGGATTGCACTTGAGATCTCTACAGCTCTGGCCTATCTACATTCAGCTGCTTCAGTACCAGTGTATCACAGAGATATCAAGTCCGCCAACATACTTCTTGACGAAAGCTTAACAGCCAAGGTATCAGACTTTGGGGCTTCAAAGTTTATTCCTATTGATCAAACGGGGGTGACTACTGCGGTTCAAGGAACAATTGGCTACTTGGATCCCATGTACTATTACACTGGACGTCTAACAGACAAGAGCGATGTCTTCAGCTTTGGTGTACTTCTCGTGGAACTGCTTACCAGGAAGAGACCACTCGCTTATGATTCTGTTGATGGCGATAGTCTTGTTCTGCATTTCGCGTCACTGGTTACAGGAGGTGTGCTGGCTGAATTGCTGGATCCTCAGGTCATGGAAGAGGAAGACGGAGAGGTCCAGGAGGTAGCTGCGCTGGCAGCAAAGTGCGTGAGATTGAATGGAGAAGACCGGCCGGCGATGAGAGAAGTCGAGATGACGCTCGAAAACCTGCGGATCAAGAGGAAGCAAGCTGCGCGTGATGCAAAATCTAGGAGGTATGATGATGATGGCCAATTCTCTACCGACGACACGGCAAGCGAAGGGGACACCGAGGAGCCAAGTGGCGAGTACACCGTGGAAGAGCAAATcctgttgtcggagaggtatcctcGATGA